A genomic segment from Paralichthys olivaceus isolate ysfri-2021 chromosome 22, ASM2471397v2, whole genome shotgun sequence encodes:
- the LOC138406664 gene encoding uncharacterized protein: MTSPQFILYLTCFLFGKMGELFQMHHFILSHQHRGFRSVDVGDNLTFQCFYERDKMIYWFKQTPGQKPRSIAMTYKFSKDFSLLNEFKNNSRFTLESTDVVSHLKISDVQLSDSATYYCSKSRSFEFEFMEGVTVSVKGSGLNIQALVHQSENIQPGGSVTLSCTVHTGTCGGEHSVYWFKNSEVPQSGLIYTHGDRKDQCERKPDTQTHTCVYNLSMTLNRSHAGTYYCAVAACGHILFGNGTKLDVDDEVNWTVFFLSGALTFTISVLLAVLLYKINKRTCWRCSESCTQPSSPSTTNAEGNQDADGLHYAALNVKVASRSRRQRDNTRDECVYSGVKL; the protein is encoded by the exons atgacatctccgcagttcattctctacctgacatgtttcctcttcgggaaaatgggtgagttgt ttcagatgcatcattttatcttgtctcatcaacacagaggatttagatcagttgatgttggagacaacttgactttcCAGTGTTTCTATGAGAGGGACAAGATGATTTATTGgttcaagcaaacaccaggacagaagcctCGATCAATCGCAATGACTTACAAATTCTCTAaagatttttcattattaaatgaaTTCAAGAACAATTCACGCTTCACTCTGGAATCTACTGATGTTGTGAGTCACCTAAAAATCTCAGATGTGcaactttcagactcagctaCTTACTACTGTTCAAAGAGTCGTTCATTTGAGTTTGAGTTCATGGagggcgtcactgtcagtgtgaaaggttcagggttgaacatccaggctctggtgcatcagtctgagaacatccagccaggaggctctgtgactctcagctgtacagttcacactgggacctgtggtggagaacacagtgtttactggttcaagaactctgaagtacctcagtcaggactcatttacacccacggagacaggaaggatcagtgtgagaggaaacctgacacacagacacacacctgtgtctacaacttgtcaatgacactgaaccgttctcatgctgggacctactactgtgctgtcgctgcatgtggacacatactgtttggaaacgggacCAAGCTGGACGTTGATG ATGAGGTGAACTGGACGGTGTTTTTCCTGAGTGGAGCTTTGACATTCaccatcagtgttttgctgGCTGTGTTACTGTACAAGATAAACAAGAGAACATGCTGGAGATGTTCAG AGTCTTGTACACAACCATCATCTCCCTccacaacaaatgcagag GGCAACCAAGATGCAGATGGCCTCCATTACGCTGCgttaaatgtgaaagtggcCAGCAGATCAAGACGACAGAGGGACAACACCagggatgaatgtgtgtactcaggtgttaaactgtag
- the LOC138406668 gene encoding uncharacterized protein: MMTSPQFILYLTCFLFGKMGELFQMHHFILSQQDSGFKSVDVGDNLTFRCFYERRDKMIYWFKKTPGQKPRIISVTYKLSKTFSLLNEFKNNPRFTLESTDVVSHLNISDVQLSDSATYYCLKSRSYVFESMEGVTVSVKGSGLNIQALVHQSENIQPGGSVTLSCTVHTGTCDGEHSVYWFKISEEPQSGLIYTHGDRKDQCERKPDTQTHTCVYNLSMTLNRSHAGTYYCAVAACGHILFGNGTKLDVDDEVNWTVFFLSGALTFTISVLLAVLLYKINKRTCWRCSESCTQPSSPSTTNAEGNQDADGLHYAALNVKVASRSRRQRDNTRDECVYSGVKL, translated from the exons atgatgacatctccgcagttcattctctacctgacatgtttcctcttcgggaaaatgggtgagttgt ttcagatgcatcattttatcttgtctcaACAAGATAGTGGATTTAAatcagttgatgttggagacaacttgactttcAGGTGTTTCTATGAGAGGAGGGACAAGATGATTTATTGGTTCAAGAaaacaccaggacagaagcctCGAATTATCTCAGTGACTTACAAGTTATCAAAaactttttcattattaaacGAATTCAAGAACAATCCACGCTTCACTCTGGAATCTACTGATGTTGTGAGTCACCTAAATATCTCAGATGTGcaactttcagactcagctaCTTACTACTGTTTAAAGAGTCGTTCATATGTGTTTGAGTCTATGGagggcgtcactgtcagtgtgaaaggttcagggttgaacatccaggctctggtgcatcagtctgagaacatccagccaggaggctctgtgactctcagctgtacagttcacactgggacctgtgatggagaacacagtgtttactggttcaagatctctgaagaacctcagtcaggactcatttacacccacggagacaggaaggatcagtgtgagaggaaacctgacacacagacacacacctgtgtctacaacttgtcaatgacactgaaccgttctcatgctgggacctactactgtgctgtcgctgcatgtggacacatactgtttggaaacgggacCAAGCTGGACGTTGATG ATGAGGTGAACTGGACGGTGTTTTTCCTGAGTGGAGCTTTGACATTCaccatcagtgttttgctgGCTGTGTTACTGTACAAGATAAACAAGAGAACATGCTGGAGATGTTCAG AGTCTTGTACACAACCATCATCTCCCTccacaacaaatgcagag GGCAACCAAGATGCAGATGGCCTCCATTACGCTGCgttaaatgtgaaagtggcCAGCAGATCAAGACGACAGAGGGACAACACCagggatgaatgtgtgtactcaggtgttaaactgtag
- the LOC138406666 gene encoding uncharacterized protein produces the protein MHHFILSHQHRGFKSVDVGDNLTFQCFDERKDIKIYWYKLTPGQKPQIISMINKLSKSFSLLNEFKNNPRFTLESTDVVNHLKISDVQLSDSATYYCLKSNSFEFEFTEGVTVIVKGSGLNIQALVHQSENIQPGGSVTLSCTVHTGTCGGEHSVYWFKNSEEPQSGLIYTHGDRKDQCERKPDTQTHTCVYNLSMTLNRSHAGTYYCAVAACGHIVFGNGTKVDFKEVVDYLHLVYFLSGALAFTTILVVSLAYTTQRASKTNCCQCSGGTLKQLQQL, from the exons atgcatcattttatcttgtctcatcaacacagaggatttaaatcagttgatgttggagacaacttgactttcCAGTGTTTCGATGAGAGGAAGGACATTAAGATTTATTGGTACAAGctgacaccaggacagaagcctCAAATTATCTCAATGATAAACAAGTTATCAAAAAGTTTTTCATTATTGAATGAATTCAAGAACAATCCACGCTTCACTCTGGAATCTACTGATGTTGTCAATCACCTAAAAATCTCAGATGTGcaactttcagactcagctaCTTACTACTGTTTAAAGAGTAATtcatttgagtttgagtttacggagggcgtcactgtcattgtgaaaggttcagggttgaacatccaggctctggtgcatcagtctgagaacatccagccaggaggctctgtgactctcagctgtacagttcacactgggacctgtggtggagaacacagtgtttactggttcaagaactctgaagaacctcagtcaggactcatttacacccacggagacaggaaggatcagtgtgagaggaaacctgacacacagacacacacctgtgtctacaacttgtcaatgacactgaaccgttctcatgctgggacctactactgtgctgtcgctgcatgtggacacatagTGTTTGGAAACGGGACCAAAGTGGATTTTAAAG AGGTGGTGGACTATCTTCACTTGGTGTATTTCTTGAGTGGAGCTTTGGCGTTCACCACAATCCTGGTTGTTTCTCTGgcttacacaacacaaagagcGTCCAAGACAAACTGCTGCCAGTGCTCAGGTGGG ACTctcaagcagctgcagcagctctga
- the LOC138406665 gene encoding uncharacterized protein, with protein sequence MMTSPQFILYLTCFLFGEMVQMHHFILSHQHRGFKSVDVGDNLTFKCFYERNDKIYWYKQTPGQKPRIISMTYKFSQDFSLLNEFKNNPRFTLESTDVVSHLKISDVQLSDSATYYCSKSRSYEFEFMEGVTVSVKGSGLNIQALVHQSENIQPGGSVTLSCTVHTGTCDGEHSVSWFKNSEEPQSSLIYTHGDRNDQCERKPDTQTHTCVYNLSMRLNRSHAGTYYCAVAACGHIVFGNGTKVDFKEVVDYLHLVYFLSGALAFTTILVVSLAYTTQRASKTNCCQCSAAAALNMEVHQDADNLHYAALMEHRFSRARRQRDGDRTECVYSSVKI encoded by the exons atgatgacatctccgcagttcattctctacctgacatgtttcctcttcggggaaatgg ttcagatgcatcattttatcttgtctcatcaacacagaggatttaaatcagttgatgttggagacaacttgactttcAAGTGTTTCTATGAGAGGAACGATAAGATTTATTGGTAcaagcaaacaccaggacagaagcctCGAATTATCTCAATGACTTACAAATTCTCTCAAGATTTTTCGTTATTGAATGAATTCAAGAACAATCCACGCTTCACTCTGGAATCTACTGATGTTGTGAGTCACCTAAAAATCTCAGATGTGcaactttcagactcagctaCTTACTACTGTTCCAAGAGTCGTTCATATGAGTTTGAGTTTATGGagggcgtcactgtcagtgtgaaaggttcagggttgaacatccaggctctggtgcatcagtctgagaacatccagccaggaggctctgtgactctcagctgtacagttcacactgggacctgtgatggagaacacagtgtttcctggttcaagaactctgaagaacctcagtcaagtctcatttacacccacggagacaggaacgatcagtgtgagaggaaacctgacacacagacacacacctgtgtctacaacttgtcaatgagactgaaccgttctcatgctgggacctactactgtgctgtcgctgcatgtggacacatagTGTTTGGAAACGGGACCAAAGTGGACTTTAAAG AGGTGGTGGACTATCTTCACTTGGTGTATTTCTTGAGTGGAGCTTTGGCGTTCACCACAATCCTGGTTGTTTCTCTGgcttacacaacacaaagagcGTCCAAGACAAACTGCTGCCAGTGCTCAG ctgcagcagctctgaataTGGAG GTTCATCAAGATGCAGACAACCTACATTACGCTGCTTTAATGGAGCACAGGTTCAGCAGAGCAAGAAGACAAAGAGACGGTGACAGgactgaatgtgtgtactccagTGTAAAGATCTAg
- the LOC138406485 gene encoding uncharacterized protein translates to MMTSPQFILYLTCFLFGKMVQMHHFILSHQHSRFKSVDVGDNLTFKCFYEREDNKIYWFKQTPVQKPRFISIAYKFSKDFSLLNEFKNNPRFTLESTDVVSHLNISDVQLSDSATYYCSKSNSFEFEFTEGVTVSVKGSGFNIQALVHQSENIQPGGSVTLSCTVHTGTCGGEHSVYWFKISEEPQSGLIYTHGDRKDQCERKPDTQTDTCVYNLSMRLNHSHAGTYYCAVAACGHILFGNGTKVNFKEVVDYIHLVYFLSGALAFTTILVVSLAYTTQRASKTNCCQCSGEVILIIYICWCEFSLHDTEEQ, encoded by the exons atgatgacatctccgcagttcattctctacctgacatgtttcctcttcgggaaaatgg ttcagatgcatcattttatcttgtctcatcaacacagtcgatttaaatcagttgatgttggagacaacttgactttcAAATGTTTCTATGAGAGGGAGGACAATAAGATATATTGGTTCAAGCAAACACCAGTACAGAAGCCTCGATTTATCTCAATCGCTTACAAATTCTCAAAAGATTTTTCATTATTGAATGAATTCAAGAACAATCCACGCTTCACTCTGGAATCTACTGATGTTGTGAGTCACCTAAATATCTCAGATGTGcaactttcagactcagctaCTTACTACTGTTCAAAGAGTAATTCATTTGAGTTTGAGTTCACGGagggcgtcactgtcagtgtgaaaggttcagggtttaacatccaggctctggtgcatcagtctgagaacatccagccaggaggctctgtgactctcagctgtacagttcacactgggacctgtggtggagaacacagtgtttactggttcaagatctctgaagaacctcagtcaggactcatttacacccacggagacaggaaggatcagtgtgagaggaaacctgacacacagacagacacctgtgtctacaacttgtcaatgagactgaaccattctcatgctgggacctactactgtgctgtcgctgcatgtggacacatactgtttggaaacgggacCAAAGTGAACTTTAAAg AGGTGGTGGACTATATTCACTTGGTGTATTTCTTGAGTGGAGCTTTGGCGTTCACCACAATCCTGGTTGTTTCTCTGgcttacacaacacaaagagcGTCCAAGACAAACTGCTGCCAGTGCTCAGGTGAGGTAATcctcatcatttatatttgttggTGTGAATTCAGTTTGCATGATACTGAAGAACAGTAA
- the LOC138406453 gene encoding uncharacterized protein, with product MMTSPQFILYLTCFLFGKMVQMHHFILSQQESGFTSVDVGDNLTFQCFYEGEDNKIYWFKQTPGQKPRFISIAYKLSKTFSLLNEFKNNPRFTLESTDVDSQLKISEVQLSDSATYYCSKSNSYVFEFMEGVTVSVKGSGLNIQALVHQSENIQPGGSVTLSCTVHTGTCGGEHSVYWFKNSEEPQSGLIYTHGDRKDQCERKPDTQTHTCVYNLSLRLNRSHAGTYYCAVAACGHILFGNGTKLDVDEVVDYLHLVYFLSGALAFTTILVVSLAYTTQRASKTNCCQCSGEVHQDADNLHYSALMEHRFSRARRQTDGDRSECVYSSVKQ from the exons atgatgacatctccgcagttcattctctacctgacatgtttcctcttcgggaaaatgg ttcagatgcatcattttatcttgtctcaACAAGAGAGTGGATTTACatcagttgatgttggagacaacttgactttcCAGTGTTTCTATGAGGGGGAGGACAATAAGATATATTGgttcaagcaaacaccaggacagaagcctCGATTTATCTCAATCGCTTACAAgttatcaaaaacattttcattattaaacgAATTCAAGAACAATCCACGCTTCACTCTGGAATCTACTGATGTTGATAGTCAACTAAAAATCTCAGAAGTGcaactttcagactcagctaCTTACTACTGTTCAAAGAGTAATTCATATGTGTTTGAGTTCATGGagggcgtcactgtcagtgtgaaaggttcagggttgaacatccaggctctggtgcatcagtctgagaacatccagccaggaggctctgtgactctcagctgtacagttcacactgggacctgtggtggagaacacagtgtttactggttcaagaactctgaagaacctcagtcaggactcatttacacccacggagacaggaaggatcagtgtgagaggaaacctgacacacagacacacacctgtgtctacaacttgtcactgagactgaaccgttctcatgctgggacctactactgtgctgtcgctgcatgtggacacatactgtttggaaacgggacCAAGCTGGACGTTGATG AGGTGGTGGACTATCTTCACTTGGTGTATTTCTTGAGTGGAGCTTTGGCGTTCACCACAATCCTGGTTGTTTCTCTGgcttacacaacacaaagagcGTCCAAGACAAACTGCTGCCAGTGCTCAGGTGAG GTTCATCAAGATGCAGACAACCTACATTACTCTGCTTTAATGGAGCACAGGTTCAGCAgagcaagaagacaaacagacggtgacaggagtgaatgtgtgtactccagTGTAAAGCAGTAg
- the LOC138406452 gene encoding uncharacterized protein, which produces MMTSPQFILYLTCFLFGKMAQMHHFILSHQHRGFRSVDVGDNLTFQCFYEGDNTIYWYKQTPGQKPRTISVTYKVTKDCLFKNEFKNNPRFTLESTDVVSHLNISDVQLSVSATYYCLKSNSYEFEFMEGVTVSVKGSGLNIQALVHQSENIQPGGSVTLSCTVHTGTCDGEHSVYWFKNSEEPQSGLIYTHGDRKDQCERKPDTQTHTCVYNFSMTLNRSHAGTYYCAVAACGHILFGNGTKLDVDDELDRLVVFLSATSAFTTVLSVLLSFSICMMRVPDPCAPSSKLNAKDEQSEDDPCYIAHREIKMNRSRGQRDDTWSECVYLSVRQ; this is translated from the exons atgatgacatctccgcagttcattctctacctgacatgtttcctcttcgggaaaatgg ctcagatgcatcattttatcttgtctcatcaacacagaggatttagatcagttgatgttggagacaacttgactttcCAGTGTTTCTATGAGGGGGACAATACAATTTATTGGTAcaagcaaacaccaggacagaagcctCGAACTATATCAGTGACTTACAAAGTCACTAAAGATTGTTTGTTCAAGAATGAATTCAAGAACAATCCACGCTTCACTCTGGAATCTACTGATGTTGTGAGTCACCTAAATATCTCAGATGTGCAACTTTCAGTCTCAGCTACTTACTACTGTTTAAAGAGTAATTCATATGAGTTTGAGTTCATGGagggcgtcactgtcagtgtgaaaggttcagggttgaacatccaggctctggtgcatcagtctgagaacatccagccaggaggctctgtgactctcagctgtacagttcacactgggacctgtgatggagaacacagtgtttactggttcaagaactctgaagaacctcagtcaggactcatttacacccacggagacaggaaggatcagtgtgagaggaaacctgacacacagacacacacctgtgtctacaacttTTCAATGACACTGAaccgttctcatgctgggacctactactgtgctgtggctgcatgtggacacatactgtttggaaacgggacCAAGCTGGATGTTGATG ATGAGCTGGACAGGCTGGTGGTTTTCTTGAGTGCAACTTCGGCATTCACGACCGTGCTGAGTGTTTTACTGTCTTTCTCAATATGCATGATGAGGGTTCCAG atCCTTGTGCTCCATCCTCCAAATTAAATGCAAAG GATGAGCAGAGTGAAGACGACCCCTGCTACATTGCTCACAGGGAGATAAAGATGAACAGAtccagaggacagagggatgatacctggagtgagtgtgtgtacttgaGTGTGAGGCAGTAG
- the LOC138406663 gene encoding uncharacterized protein yields the protein MMTSPQFILYLTCFLFGEMVQMHHFILSHQHRGFKSVDVGDNLTFKCFYEREDKMIYWFKQTPGQKPRIISVTYKFSKDFSLFNEFKNNPRFTLESTDVVSHLNISDVQLSDSATYYCSKSNSYVFEFMEGITVSVKGSGLNIQALVHQSENIQPGGSVTLSCTVHTGTCGGEHSVYWFKNSEEPQSGLIYTHGDRKDQCERKPDTQTHTCVYNLSMTLNRSHAGTYYCAVAACGHILFGNGTKLDVDDEVNWMVFFLSGALTFTISVLLAVLLYKINKRTCWRCSESCTQPSSPSTTNAEGNQDADGLHYAALNVKVASRSRRQRDNTRDECVYSGVKL from the exons atgatgacatctccgcagttcattctctacctgacatgtttcctcttcggggaaatgg ttcagatgcatcattttatcttgtctcatcaacacagaggatttaaatcagttgatgttggagacaacttgactttcAAATGTTTCTATGAGAGGGAGGACAAGATGATTTATTGgttcaagcaaacaccaggacagaagcctCGAATTATCTCAGTGACTTACAAATTCTCTaaagatttttcattatttaatgaaTTCAAGAACAATCCACGCTTCACTCTGGAATCTACTGATGTTGTGAGTCACCTAAATATCTCAGATGTGcaactttcagactcagctaCTTACTACTGTTCAAAGAGTAATTCATATGTGTTTGAGTTCATGGAGGGaatcactgtcagtgtgaaaggttcagggttgaacatccaggctctggtgcatcagtctgagaacatccagccaggaggctctgtgactctcagctgtacagttcacactgggacctgtggtggagaacacagtgtttactggttcaagaactctgaagaacctcagtcaggactcatttacacccacggagacaggaaggatcagtgtgagaggaaacctgacacacagacacacacctgtgtctacaacttgtcaatgacactgaaccgttctcatgctgggacctactactgtgctgtcgctgcatgtggacacatactgtttggaaacgggacCAAGCTGGACGTTGATG ATGAGGTGAACTGGATGGTGTTTTTCCTGAGTGGAGCTTTGACATTCaccatcagtgttttgctgGCTGTGTTACTGTACAAGATAAACAAGAGAACATGCTGGAGATGTTCAG AGTCTTGTACACAACCATCATCTCCCTccacaacaaatgcagag GGCAACCAAGATGCAGATGGCCTCCATTACGCTGCgttaaatgtgaaagtggcCAGCAGATCAAGACGACAGAGGGACAACACCagggatgaatgtgtgtactcaggTGTTAAACTGTAG